The genomic region CCGTCACCGCCATTACTGGCGAAGGTAATTTTGCTGAAGTTTTTGCGAAACAAATACGCGCATTGGGCCAGTCGGGGGATATTTTATTGGTGCTATCCAGCGGCAGTAACGTCACCTCCAGTTCGCAGGCCATTCAGGCCGCACACGATAGAGACATGCTGGTTATCACCATTAATAACAGCGAGCACGACAGCGCAGCGCTACTGCTGCCCGAAGATATAGAAATATGCATACCCTCTAATAACCGCGCCCGCGTGGGCGAAACACAGTTACTGATAGTCAACTGTCTCTGTGAACTGATTGAACAACAACTTTTTGGCAGCGAGGAATAACCCCATCATGTTTCGCACTATCAGCCTATTTTTACTCATTCTTTTAACACTTAACCTACAGGGCTGTAGCAAAATCATCTCTATGACCACCGA from Dasania marina DSM 21967 harbors:
- a CDS encoding SIS domain-containing protein, whose amino-acid sequence is MDLYEYVTELFHSHIDTSMRSMEELPMTLAECGELMAQCLLSDKKILCCGEGQSGAIAQIFASHLLNRFNHERPGLAAIALTDSTTVTAITGEGNFAEVFAKQIRALGQSGDILLVLSSGSNVTSSSQAIQAAHDRDMLVITINNSEHDSAALLLPEDIEICIPSNNRARVGETQLLIVNCLCELIEQQLFGSEE